The Acidobacteriota bacterium region TTGATCCGGCCAATTCTTCACCGCAACGAATCACCTGCACCTGCGCTCTCTCCTAGTTGCCGAAGTCGGGACGAAATGGACTTCTGCACCAACGGAGCGGTAATGTTATTGATTGTTCGAACTCTGAAGAAGGAGCCCGCAAGGAATGTCCTCGTTTTCCCGTCGTGATTTTCTGAACGGCGCCATCGCGGCCGCGGCTTTGGCGGCGCTTCCCAAGCCTGCCCTCGCCGCCTTTGAGCCGCTGTATCCGCCGATGGATCTGTCCTATTTCGATACTCCCATTTCGGCGGCGCCGGCGGATCTGAAATTTGGATATGCTTCGATCACTTGGGGTGGCAATGACCGGCAGGCAATTGAAGACATTGCCGCGCTTGGCTTTCCTGGCATTCAGCTGCGTTCGGATGTTCTGAAGGAATTCCCGAATGCGAACGAGCTTCGCGATCTGCTTCAGCAGCACCATCTCACGATGGTGGCTCTATCGAGTGGCAATGTCAGCATTGAATCCCCCGAAGACCAGGAGATCGCAAAGCACGCAGCCAACGCGAAGTATGCGCACGACGCCGGCAGCTTGTACCTGCAGCTCATCGACGCGAAGCCGAAGCGCGCGGTCACCGCCACCGACTACAAAATCCTGGGCAAGAGAATCACGGAAATTGGAAAGCGCGCGGCAGACTTCGGAGTAAAGGTTGGCTATCACAATCATATGGAGACTATGGGTCAGAGTCCGGAAGAAGTCGATCGCGTTCTGGACGCGAGCGATCCGCGCTACGTAAAGCTGGAACTCGACATCGCTCATTACGTGCAGGGTGGAGGCGATCCGGTGAAGGCGATTCATAAGTATCGCGAGCGTCTTCTTTTTATGCACATAAAGGATGTTGAGACGATTCCGAAGGAGCAATCGTCGCGCGGCCGCGATTTCCGCTTTGTCGAACTGGGGCGCGGACGCGTCGATGTGCCTGCCACCTTCAAGGCTCTGGAAGATATCAATTTCCGCGGCTGGTGCGTGATCGAACTCGATGCCGTTCCCGATCCTTCTCGCTCAGCTAAGGACGCAGCTTTGATCAGCAAGAACTACCTTCATGACCGTTTGGGGATCAGCCTATGAACTCCCCATTTCGGGTCGCAGTCATTAACGACGAGATTAGCCAGGACTTCGGCCATGCCGTGGACGTTGCCTCCCGCGAGTTCGGCATGCAGTGGATCGAAGTGCGCGAGATGTGGAACAAGAACATCATGAAGCTGGATTCCAAGGAGATCGACCAGGCTCGGCAAATACTCGAACGTGCGAAGATGCGCGTGACGGACATTGCGAGTCCGATCTTCAAAGTGGATTGGCCTGGCGCACCGCTGTCCAAGGTTAGGGAAAAGCACGACAGCTTCAACGCGGACTACACGTTCAAGCAGCAGGACGAGATGCTCGATCGTTCCTTCGAATTAGCGAAGGCGTTCAATACGGATCGAGTTCGCATTTTTGATTTCTGGCGGCTGGACGATCAGACTCCGTACCGCGCTGCCATTGACGACAAGCTACGCGAAGCCGCGGACAAAGCCGCCAAGAAGAACATCATTCTTATTCTGGAAAACGAATACGCGTGCAACACCGCAACGGGCGCGGAAGCGGCACGGACTCTGTCGGCTGTCCAAGCCTCGAACTTCATGGTCAACTGGGATCCAGGCAACGCGGCGATGCGTGGGGAGAACGCGTTTCCAGATGGATATAACAAGTTGCCGAAGGATCGAATCGGCCATGTTCACTGCAAAGACATTCAGAAGAAACCAGCCGGGAGCGGCCAGGAATGGGCGGCCATGGGACGCGGGACAATCGACTGGACTGGACAGTTCCGCGCTCTGAAACAACAAGGCTATAAGTACGCCACCAGCCTGGAAACTCATTGGCGCGGCGCCAGCACACCTGAAGAATCTACTCGCCAGAGCTGGGCCGGCATGAAAAAGGAATTGCAAGAGGCTGGAGCTCTGTCGTAACTCAAATGCTGAATGTGGGATTCATCGGCGGCGGCAATATTACCGACACTCACATTCGCGCTGCCCAAGCCATTCCACAGCTTCGTCCTACTGCAGTTGTCGGAACCAATGCAAGCAAAGTAAAGGCGTTGGCTGAAAAGTACGGACTCAGTGCCTTCAACGATCTTCGCGAATTCCTGGGACATCGTCCGCTGGACCTTGTGATCATTGGCAGTCCTTCGGGTGTTCACGCGAAGGAAGGCATCGCAGCCTGTGAACAGGGTCTGCATGTGCTGGTGGAGAAGCCAATCGATGTCAGTACTCAACGCGCTGATCAACTCATAAGATCTGCGAAGACGAATGGAGTCAAGCTTGGCGTCCTGTTTCAGGATCGTCTTAAGCCAGACATTCTTCGGCTTCGCGATCGGATCAAATCCGGCAAGCTCGGCCGCATCCTTTTAGTAGAGGCTTCGGTAAAGTGGTATCGTCCGCCCGAGTATTACTCGAATTCGAAATGGCGCGGGACGGCGAGCCTCGACGGCGGCGGGGCGCTGATGAACCAGGGCATTCACACAGTCGATTTGCTCCTTTACCTGCTCGGCGGCATCGATCGCGTGCAGGCGGTTACCAAAACGGCGCTTCACGAAATCCAGTCCGAGGACACGTGCGTTGCAACGCTCGAGTTCGCCAACGGCGCAGTAGGAGTGTTGCAGGCAACGACGGCGGCCTATCCCGGCTATGCGCGTCGCGTCGAAGTCACTGGCTCGGAAGGCACTGTGTGCCTGGAACAAGATCACATAACCCGCGTGGATCTGAAGACTCCGTCCCACGACACGCAGGAGGTGGAACCGGCCGATCAGAATCCGAGCGCGAATTCACCAGTAGTAAGCGACGTGCGCGGGCATCAGCGCATGATTGACGATTTTGTAAGAAGTATCGAAACGGGAGGAGCTCCCGTCTGCGATGGCGAAGAAGGACGGCGGAGTCTTGCATTGGTTGAGGCGATTTATCTCTCCGCGCGTCAACTCGAAACCATCTCTACCCGCTGATTGCAGCTTCAATGCAGATTGTGCGAGCTACGGCAGTGCAACGAGATCAAAAAAATTACCAGTCTGGGAGGGGAACGTGTCAGACAGATCAATTGCAAGGCGTGATTTCATAAAACAGGCGGCAATGGGAACAGCGGCGTTGATGGTCTATCCACCGCGCGTGCTCGGCGCAAACGACCGGGTACGAATCGGCATGATTGGCGTCGGCGGACGAGGTAGTGAGTTGCTGAGACAAATCGTCGCTGTACCGAATGTTGATGTCGTGGCGATGGCGGACATCTATCCTCGCCGCTTTACCGAAGCGCGAGCCGTAGTCCCAAACATCCAGACATACGATGACCACCGACGATTGCTCGACCAGAAAGATATCGATGCCGTAATCGTCGCCAGTCCGCTGCATATTCATGCTCGCCATTTTCAAGACGCGCTCGCCGCCGGCAAGGATCTCTATTCCGAAAAGACCATGACCTGGTCGATTCCCGAAGCGGAAGACTGCCTGAAGGCAGCGAAGAACTCCGACCGCGTGGTGCAGATCGGTCTTCAGCATGAGAGTGATGGTTCACTTGCAGACGCGAAGAAGTGGATTAAGGACGGGGTCATCGGCAAAGTAACCATGGTCGAGTCCTGGATGAGCCGCAATTCTCCGCATGGCAAAGGGCAATGGGTGCGCGCGATCCCAGCAGACTGCACTGCGCAAAATGTGAAATGGGACGCCTTCCTGAATGGCCGTCCTTCACAGCCATTCGACGCAAATAAATTCATCAACTGGCGATTGTTCTGGGAATTCTCTGGTGGAAACGTAACGGAGAACCTGGTTCACCAGATCGCGTGGATCATGACTCTCCTCGATCTTCCAGTTCCCACTGCCGCATATATGACTGGCGGCGTCTTTTCCGAGAAGGACGGGCGCGAAGTTCCCGACACCATTGCCATCAGCTTCGACTTCCCCAATGATCTCGTTGTGAACTGGCAGTCCACGTTCAGTAACAGCCGCTACGGACTGGGCGAACACATTCTTGGCAGCGATGGCACCATCGAGCACGTTGCCGGCGAACAAAACATGGTCACGGGCAAGTCGGAATCCGCGACGCGCTACTTCCCTGAAAAAGCAAATCGCAAGAATGGCGCGGCCCTCACCGGCAACACTCCTGACCAGAACCACATGCAGAACTGGGTGGACTGCATTCGCTCGCGCAAGCAGCCAAATGCATCAGTGGAGACTGGTTATCTTTCTGCTGTAGCAGGACACATGGCCAATCTCTCATATCGCCGCAAAGAACGGATCACATGGGAGCAGGCAAAGACGATCCAGCCAGAGCTATAGAAACTTCAAACGTGGATCCGGCCCACCCGTGCGGGCACATCTGCCGTAGCCGTTTATGTCACTCATACCTGAGCGCCACCATCGGATCTGTGCGCGAAGCTCGAAAGGCCGGGAGATAACAGGAAGCAAGAGTGACCAGGAAGAGTACGACCGGCACGATCATGTATGTGGCCGAGTTTGGATGGCCGAGTCCAACCAGTCCTGCGGTTAAGGCACGTGCGACTGCCACGCTGATCAAGCCGCCGATGCAGATTCCCGCCATTGACAGCTTAAGTCCCTGGCGCAGCACCATGTTCAGCACATCGGAACGTGCCGCTCCGATCGCCATGCGAATACCAATTTCGCGGGTTCGTCGCGCGACCGAGAATGCGATTAGCCCGTAGAGGCCAATGAGTGCCAGCGAAAGTCCAACGGCGCCCATCGTTCCCACAACTTCCACAATCATGCGCATGACAGATATTGTGCGAACCTGGTAAAAGTCCTCCATCGTGCGAACGTTGAAGACGGGCTGATCTGGATCCAGGCTGCGCACGAGTTCGCGCAGCGGAGCAGCCAGGAGTGCCGGATCGGCGTAGCTGTTCGTGAGCAGATACAGGCTCTTGCGTGGGTTCTGCGCAAAGGGCAGGTAAATAAACGATGTGGGAGGCTCGCCCGCGAACGTGTACTTCCCGGTCTCTGCGATCCCCACAACTTGCAGCCACACGTTCTTTTTTCTGTCTATGCTCAGACGTCTGCCAATCGCGTCCTGCCCGGGCCAGTAGGCCTTCGCAAACTCCTCGTTGACGATTACTACTGGCGTTGAATCTTCTTTGTCCGTGGGCGCAAATGCACGGCCGCGCACAAGCCGCGTCTGCATGACGTCAAAATAGTTTTCATCCACTATGCTGGTCAGAACGATTGCGCGCACTTGTTCCTTGGGAAAGCGATAGCCCTCGGGAACCACGCTCTCGAGTTCCTGTGCCGGGGAGAGAGGAATCGTGCTGCTTAAGGTAAGACCGCGAACCCCCGGCAATGCGCGTGCGCGTTCGACAAGGTTGCGGAAGAAATCATGGCTTTGCGCGTCTGAGTAGCGCACAAGCGACGTGTCGAACTGCATCGTCAGAATGTGGTCAGTGCGAAATCCGGGTCTGAACACGAGAGCATGGCGGAAGCCATCCATCAGCATGCCAGTTGCGATGAGAAGAACCATCGACATCGCTACCTGCGCGATCACAAGCGTATTACGTCCCATGAGCCGGCCATGCGCGCCTTGTCCCGACTCGGTATTCTTGAGCGCGGGTATCAGATCGGGTTTAGAAGCTTGCAGCGCTGGGGCGAGGCCAAAGACGATCGCACTGGCAATTGCGCATGCAAAGCTGAAGACCAGCACTCGCCCGTCGAGTTGGGGCGAGATCATGATTGGCAGGTCCGTTGGAATGCGGATCGTCTGCAAGAAACGTATACCCCCATACGCGAAGGCGAGTCCGACGATGGCTCCGAGAACTGCCAATAACAAGCTTTCCGTAAGCAGTTGTCGCAATAGCCGACTGCGAGACACACCGAGTGCAAGGCGGATTGCAATTTCGCGGCTGCGTCCCCGAGCTCTCCCCAGCAGCAGATTGGCAACATTAGCGCACGCGATGATGAGGACGACACCGACCAGAACCATTAGCAGCGTAATGAGGTAAGCATCGGGCGGATCCTGAACCACGCGCGCCTGAAGTTCGCTGCGCACTCGCACCACGCGATTTTGGTCCGCGGCGGAGTGCAGCGGCTCCAGGCCCTTCCAGATTGTCGCCAGCTCGGCCTGAGCCTGTTCGCGCGTGACACCAGCCTTCAGTCGTCCTTTTACGTCGAAACCGTGGTTCTTCCGATCCTCAATCGGATTCTCCGGGCTGGCGGTCAGACGCTGCGACATCGCAGCAGGCATGTAGAGATGCGGACGCACATACTGATCGATTCCAGTGAAATCTCTTGACGCAACCCCGACGATGCCGAAATCAATTCCATTGATTCGAATCGTGCGCCCAACGATCGATGGATCCGACGAGAATTCCGTGCGCCAAAAATCGTAAGCAAGCACCGCAACAGGATTTCTCCCCGCGACCGCATCTTCTTCAGGAAGAAAGCCGCGGCCGAGTTCCGGCTTGATCCCGAGCACTTGAAAGAAGTTGCCGCTAACGAGAAGCGCGCCACGCAGCTGAGCGCTATCGCCGGCCGACTTCGCCACACTCGCTCGAATGAGTTGATTCGATGTCAAGCCATCAAAGGATTGCGTCTTGTCGCGCAAATCGCGATAGTCCGGATAGGAGACGCCGCCCATGGTCCCCGATTCAGTCACGGGATCAGTGCTAACCGCCATTACCGAATCGGGATGGTAGATCGCAAGCGGACGCAGGAGCAGAGCGTCAGCCAGACTAAAGATGGCGCTGTTAGCGCCAATGCCGAGCGCAAGCGAGAGGGTTGCAACCGCCGTAAATCCCGGATTTCGCACCAGCAGCCGCAGCGCATAGCGACTATCTTCCAAGAACCCCTCGAGAAACGCCCGCATGATAGACAGCT contains the following coding sequences:
- a CDS encoding gfo/Idh/MocA family oxidoreductase, which gives rise to MAKKDGGVLHWLRRFISPRVNSKPSLPADCSFNADCASYGSATRSKKLPVWEGNVSDRSIARRDFIKQAAMGTAALMVYPPRVLGANDRVRIGMIGVGGRGSELLRQIVAVPNVDVVAMADIYPRRFTEARAVVPNIQTYDDHRRLLDQKDIDAVIVASPLHIHARHFQDALAAGKDLYSEKTMTWSIPEAEDCLKAAKNSDRVVQIGLQHESDGSLADAKKWIKDGVIGKVTMVESWMSRNSPHGKGQWVRAIPADCTAQNVKWDAFLNGRPSQPFDANKFINWRLFWEFSGGNVTENLVHQIAWIMTLLDLPVPTAAYMTGGVFSEKDGREVPDTIAISFDFPNDLVVNWQSTFSNSRYGLGEHILGSDGTIEHVAGEQNMVTGKSESATRYFPEKANRKNGAALTGNTPDQNHMQNWVDCIRSRKQPNASVETGYLSAVAGHMANLSYRRKERITWEQAKTIQPEL
- a CDS encoding xylose isomerase, which gives rise to MSSFSRRDFLNGAIAAAALAALPKPALAAFEPLYPPMDLSYFDTPISAAPADLKFGYASITWGGNDRQAIEDIAALGFPGIQLRSDVLKEFPNANELRDLLQQHHLTMVALSSGNVSIESPEDQEIAKHAANAKYAHDAGSLYLQLIDAKPKRAVTATDYKILGKRITEIGKRAADFGVKVGYHNHMETMGQSPEEVDRVLDASDPRYVKLELDIAHYVQGGGDPVKAIHKYRERLLFMHIKDVETIPKEQSSRGRDFRFVELGRGRVDVPATFKALEDINFRGWCVIELDAVPDPSRSAKDAALISKNYLHDRLGISL
- a CDS encoding sugar phosphate isomerase, which produces MNSPFRVAVINDEISQDFGHAVDVASREFGMQWIEVREMWNKNIMKLDSKEIDQARQILERAKMRVTDIASPIFKVDWPGAPLSKVREKHDSFNADYTFKQQDEMLDRSFELAKAFNTDRVRIFDFWRLDDQTPYRAAIDDKLREAADKAAKKNIILILENEYACNTATGAEAARTLSAVQASNFMVNWDPGNAAMRGENAFPDGYNKLPKDRIGHVHCKDIQKKPAGSGQEWAAMGRGTIDWTGQFRALKQQGYKYATSLETHWRGASTPEESTRQSWAGMKKELQEAGALS